From the Candidatus Lernaella stagnicola genome, one window contains:
- a CDS encoding SGNH/GDSL hydrolase family protein produces the protein MTVNPHQLQWTRKRKTAYAVLVFLLFFSLVELATRLAHVSPAATFYTDPRFFKGDPALEDRELFWLPIGRFEESIRLAKTFQDHPLIFCFGDSVSNTFYADRPFPVQLQESLLRLPGLQDLKLVNWSVDGYSSHQIKVLAGRAFAITQPDLVLVTCGWNDLDQARFSDRDIAAKNNHFSRSVLYAFNRSRAFGLLRRTLMELKWRIADYDTASENLKPRVCVREYRECLSDLCRLAKTREIPVILVSQASPDRFSREANAQYMAGMKAVAGSFPNATFIDIRPLLQTDSQNSRVGEGYFVDSIHPSNLGHKLIAERLTPEAADKVVGMRSRNGSAFSRIPKP, from the coding sequence ATGACGGTCAACCCACACCAGTTGCAGTGGACACGAAAAAGAAAAACGGCCTACGCTGTTTTGGTTTTTCTACTCTTTTTTTCGCTTGTGGAATTAGCTACTCGTCTGGCGCACGTGAGCCCGGCCGCGACTTTTTACACCGATCCGCGGTTTTTCAAGGGCGATCCCGCTCTTGAGGACCGTGAGCTTTTCTGGCTTCCCATCGGGCGGTTCGAGGAGTCGATCCGTTTGGCGAAAACCTTTCAGGACCATCCCTTGATATTCTGTTTTGGTGATTCGGTCTCCAATACCTTCTACGCCGATCGCCCATTCCCGGTTCAGTTGCAAGAAAGCCTGCTGCGCTTGCCCGGTCTGCAGGACCTGAAGCTGGTCAATTGGAGCGTGGACGGGTATTCAAGCCACCAGATTAAGGTCCTGGCCGGGAGGGCATTCGCCATTACCCAACCGGACCTTGTCTTGGTAACTTGCGGCTGGAACGATCTGGATCAAGCTCGGTTTTCCGACCGGGACATCGCTGCGAAAAACAACCATTTTTCCCGGTCCGTTCTATACGCATTCAACCGTTCTCGCGCATTCGGCTTGCTTCGCCGCACGCTCATGGAGTTGAAATGGAGGATCGCGGATTACGACACGGCTTCGGAAAATCTTAAACCCCGGGTTTGCGTGCGGGAGTATCGTGAATGCCTCAGCGATCTTTGCCGATTGGCCAAAACGCGAGAAATCCCGGTGATCCTGGTATCACAAGCGAGCCCTGACCGCTTTAGTCGGGAGGCCAACGCGCAATATATGGCGGGAATGAAAGCGGTGGCGGGGTCTTTTCCCAATGCGACTTTCATCGACATCAGGCCGCTCCTTCAAACCGATTCGCAGAATTCTCGTGTAGGCGAGGGCTATTTTGTTGACTCCATCCACCCCAGCAATTTGGGCCACAAGTTGATTGCCGAAAGGCTTACGCCCGAGGCCGCCGACAAAGTGGTCGGGATGCGATCCAGGAATGGGTCGGCTTTTTCGAGGATCCCCAAACCATAG
- a CDS encoding nucleoside 2-deoxyribosyltransferase, with translation MWKKYDFFIAGVIQGSIAEKQVHAQDYRDEIKKVLAEKAPERSVFCPVEEHCNSVEYSDEEAREVFFGHLDILRQARVMIAYLPVASMGTAIEMEVCRAEGIPIIAVSPMAHNWVIRLYSQAVVPDIAALAAWLTPERLAELNI, from the coding sequence ATGTGGAAGAAATACGACTTTTTTATCGCCGGCGTGATTCAGGGCTCGATCGCCGAGAAACAAGTGCACGCGCAGGACTACCGCGACGAAATCAAGAAGGTCCTGGCCGAAAAGGCGCCGGAGCGCAGCGTGTTTTGCCCGGTGGAGGAGCACTGCAACTCGGTGGAGTACTCCGACGAGGAAGCGCGGGAAGTCTTTTTCGGCCACCTGGATATCCTTCGCCAGGCGCGGGTCATGATCGCTTACCTGCCGGTGGCTTCGATGGGTACGGCGATTGAGATGGAAGTCTGCCGAGCGGAAGGCATACCGATCATTGCCGTCTCGCCGATGGCTCACAATTGGGTGATTCGGCTTTATTCGCAGGCGGTTGTGCCGGATATCGCGGCGCTGGCCGCGTGGCTGACCCCCGAACGGCTTGCCGAACTGAATATTTAG